From Penaeus monodon isolate SGIC_2016 chromosome 6, NSTDA_Pmon_1, whole genome shotgun sequence, the proteins below share one genomic window:
- the LOC119574187 gene encoding E3 ubiquitin-protein ligase HECTD1-like isoform X1, whose product MEDSMMADVDPETLLEWLQMGQGEERDMQLIALEQLCMLLLMSDNVDRCFESCPPRTFLPALCRIFLDECAPDNVLEVTARAITYYLDVSAECTRRITTVEGAIKAMCNRLVVADVTSRTSKDLAEQCIKVLELICTREAGAVFEAGGLNCVLSFIRDNGHLVHKDTLHSAMHLVSRLCGKMEPADPGLAPCVESLSTLLRHEDQHVADGALRCFASLADRFTRRAQDPAPLAQHCLVTHLLARLAGAAPQPAPGAAAAAPGAPAATPENSKTSASVSTVISLLSTLCRGSPSITHNLLRSELPDAIEKALQGDERCVLDTMRLVDLLLVLLFEGRKALPKSGMSTVASRLPGLRRMDSSGEKTHRQLIDCIRSKDTDALIDAIDSGGIEVNFMDDVGQTLLNWASAFGTQEMVEFLCERGADVNKGQRSSSLHYAACFGRPQIAKVLLRHGANPDLRDEDGKTPLDKARERNDEGHREVAAILQSPAEWLVVADGKSTISSQDKKTVEEGNSANIEGEAEIGEPRGDVEMAPVYLSRLLPVFCHTFQATMVHTVRKASLSILRKMVHYIPAPLLHQVCGGEGTTISTSTNNINASTSTANTLLGSQLVEVIALVLGNEEDEDGHLVALQMVDDLLSKAAPLLLEHCARLGVISKVGSLAGPSDPPIEEYSSKGKDDQEQLTLGELLTSSHLFGLHRKEGDEPGMEDAKEVVPGKAYHWRDWCVARGRDCLYIWSDAAALELSNGSNGWFRFILDGKLATMYSSGSPEGGSESTAENRSEFLEKLQRAKSAVRPGSPSQPVLSTPGPARLVIGNWSLQCKKEGELHIHNSDGQQQATILREDLPGFIFESNRNTKHSFTAETSLGPEFHAGWTGRRGKRFRSKVEAMKQKVKGLARDVYEKYFKAAQTQPRGVVAKLGNIVAQIERACQKQVSNKNSGEWTEILRAAVEDLVTLLRDESTVSAYELHSSGLVQALLTLLSPGTAQHIPEDNRQVSQRRLNKMIKQRRNVFKSCFKDKVDEETATISTSVSPGTQLVRKLVSVLESAEKLPLYIYDIPGAGSGLQVLSRRLRFRLERAPGESSLIDRNGRTLKMEPLATVEQLERYLLKMVAKQWYDFDRASFAFVRKLKEGQKLTFKCNRDFDENGIIYWIGTNAKTAYEWVNPASVGLVVVTSSEGRNLPYGRLEDILSRDPSALNCHTNDDKRAWFAIDLGVWFVPSAYTLRHARGYGRSALRNWMFQVSKDGMTWTTLYTHVDDCSLNEPGSTHTWFIQPQQDEKTGWRHVRIQQTGKNASGQTHYLSLSGLELYGTVTGVCEDLGRAAKEAEANLRRQRRLVKSQMVKHMVVGARVVRGLDWKWRDQDGNPPSEGTITGELHNGWIDVTWDHGASNSYRMGAEGKYDLKLAPGYDPESPQVSIVSTGISSSSSNTSTTSAPASSIPTITTAIKTTKVVSTEVSQGTSVLTSRKCSSTPSLPQATTDTHKHSVAASEQAASDDNLTAKAAETVAENVLSVASAEALLSVEGSGRDKGSELATLVQSLSLHDRDLTSDFSDAMSSLESVLNTSDIKSGTGDMSEAMTVMDVGLHPTADSSKSGHLAQAGECPAVTVNEEKLGELGNLGISGSVSSSSSSIGGVSSSSRKRCGGVVTGEGKRDCTGRSAMSSQPMSVSVPNLTSADSEPLTHSLLETFAQVARRRGGSATMPPGSGICGSGGVAPHAPNVPASVTNMRTGLGQLIGGPPPTLAHPVFSPSTHSMSSLVRLALSSHFHLPGSGLLSTAQSYPTLTSSTTSTTSTTTTGAAASSTTNQPSTNLATFPHGLTMSLTSTSSDSEQVSLEDFLESCRASTLLAELTDDELPDPDDDENDDDDNDDDDDDYEEEEECYEVSISSFRQVRNGKRRGWDDEFVIKRQFPALIPAFDPRPGRTNVNQTQDLEIPAPGTEDHLCDAPTEVVSGPRLSLTLRGPNLPGIPEVDVPITKSSSTIFSVVQTLVNTANFPSRQERLRRIWEPTYTLVYGEAREDEGTEGETSGHQSFQRRSSRTNILTEAAGSTHPGSTSTTATGDPSVEDVLQLLRQLFILGQDSAAAEKTDSPMDTLGVRCEEFESKKVGNKLVQQVGEAVVLACGALPSWCEDLTYATPMLFPFDTRHLYFNCTAFGPERSLVWLQSQRDVSVERRGGLRRDDPHEYRVGRLKHERVTVPRGPNLLQWAQQVMHIHAARKSILEVEFREEEGTGLGPTLEFYALVAGELQRADLGMWLCDDQTADPITPPALDGGNGNGDSQARPPGYYIRRQGGLFPAPLPQDSSVCDKAVELFTFLGIFLAKTLQDNRLVDLPLSRPFLKLMCHGEFANVKDRGIAGSAIKPRGGLSSLPAEEDLMTSSIISEESEKELELDPPKYRITDTQPWFTGLLTLEDLCEVDEERGGFLQQLKSLVAIKQQIVNDTSITEEDRRLQLHNLALPLPSSSQGAGPPAVRLEDLCLTMQYAAPSRHLGYTSIELRSGGSDQEVTLDNVEDYLDLTLNWALESGIRRQLEAFRAGFCQVFPLKKLGAFSPDELRLMLCGDQAPMWTREDILAYTEPKLGYTRDSPGFLRLVNILVGLTAEERKAFLQFTTGCSSLPPGGLANLHPRLTVVRKVDAGDGSYPSVNTCVHYLKLPDYSSENIMKERLLAATREKGFHLN is encoded by the exons GTGCAGCACCCCAGCCTGCTCCaggggctgctgctgctgctccagGTGCACCTGCTGCCACGCCAGAAAACTCAAAGACATCTGCATCTGTCTCCACTGTGATCTCCCTGCTCTCCACACTTTGTAGAGGCTCACCCAGTATTACTCAT aatCTGTTGAGATCTGAACTACCTGATGCCATAGAGAAAGCCCTACAAGGAGATGAGCGCTGTGTGCTGGACACCATGCGCTTAGTAGACCTATTGCTGGTGCTGCTTTTTGAAGGGCGAAAAGCCCTGCCGAAGTCAGGGATGAGCACTGTGGCAAGCCGTCTGCCAGGGCTGAGGAGAATGGACAGTTCTGGAGAGAAGACTCATCGTCAGCTTATAGATTGCATTAGAAGTAAAGATACAGATGCTCTCATAGATGCCATAGACAGTGGAGGTATTGAAGTGAATTTTATGGATGATGTGGGTCAGACCCTCCTCAACTGGGCATCAGCCTTTGGTACTCAGGAGATGGTGGAGTTCCTTTGTGAAAGAGGTGCTGATGTTAATAAAG GCCAAAGATCATCCTCTCTTCACTATGCAGCATGCTTCGGCCGCCCACAAATAGCCAAAGTTTTATTGCGTCACGGTGCAAACCCTGACCTCCGGGATGAAGATGGGAAGACTCCCTTAGATAAAGCAAGGGAAAGAAATGATGAAGGTCACAGAGAAGTTGCAGCCATCCTGCAGAGCCCAGCTGAATGGCTGGTAGTGGCAGATGGAAAG TCTACTATCTCCTCACAGGATAAGAAAACAGTAGAAGAGGGAAACAGTGCAAATATTGAAGGCGAGGCAGAAATTGGAGAACCACGTGGTGATGTGGAAATGGCACCAGTGTACCTCAGTCGTCTTCTTCCTGTGTTCTGTCACACCTTCCAAGCCACAATGGTCCACACAGTTCGGAAGGCTTCGCTTAGTATTTTAAGGAAGATGGTACATTATATACCTGCACCACTGCTTCATCAG GTTTGTGGTGGTGAGGGGACAACAATCAGCACAAGCACTAACAATATCAATGCAAGTACCAGTACTGCCAACACCCTTCTGGGCTCGCAGTTAGTGGAGGTCATTGCTCTTGTCCTTGGcaatgaggaagatgaagacggTCACCTGGTGGCGCTGCAGATGGTAGATGACCTCTTGAGCAAGGCTGCCCCTTTGCTGTTGGAACACTGTGCTCGTCTGGGGGTCATCAGTAAAGTAGGGTCATTGGCAGGCCCATCTGACCCGCCCATTGAAGAATATAGCTCAAAGGGCAAGGATGATCag GAGCAGCTCACGCTTGGTGAACTCCTTACAAGCAGTCACTTGTTTGGACTTCATCGTAAG GAGGGAGATGAGCCAGGTATGGAGGATGCCAAGGAGGTGGTTCCTGGGAAGGCCTACCACTGGCGGGACTGGTGTGTGGCCCGGGGAAGGGACTGCCTCTACATTTGGAGCGATGCAGCCGCACTAGAGCTGTCCAATGGATCAAATGGCTGGTTCCGCTTCATCCTGGACGGGAAGCTGGCCACCATGTACTCGTCGGGGAGCCCTGAGGGGGGATCAGAGAGCACAG CAGAGAACCGCAGTGAATTTCTAGAGAAGCTTCAGCGGGCCAAGTCAGCTGTGAGACCGGGGAGCCCCAGCCAGCCTGTTTTGTCCACTCCAGGGCCTGCACGATTGGTCATTGGGAACTGGTCTTTGCAGTGCAAGAAG GAGGGTGAGCTTCACATCCACAACTCTGACGGTCAGCAACAAGCCACTATCTTGAGAGAAGACCTGCCTGGCTTCATTTTTGAGAGTAACAGGAACACCAAGCACTCCTTCACAGCTGAAACATCCCTGGGCCCAGAGTTCCATGCTGGGTGGACAGGACGGCGAGGAAAGAGGTTCCGATCTAAAGTGGAGGCAATGAAACAGAAG GTCAAAGGTTTAGCCCGTGATGTTTACGAAAAATACTTCAAAGCAGCACAGACGCAGCCACGTGGGGTGGTAGCCAAATTAGGAAATATTGTGGCACAAATTGAAAGGGCTTGTCAGAAACAG GTTAGTAACAAGAACAGTGGAGAATGGACGGAGATCCTGAGAGCTGCAGTCGAGGACCTAGTCACCCTCCTGCGCGATGAAAGCACAGTCTCTGCTTATGAGTTACATTCTTCTGGCCTCGTTCAAGCTCTTCTAACGCTTCTCAGCCCAGGCACAGCTCAGCATATCCCTGAGGACAACAGACAGGTTTCCCAGCGACGACTCAACAAGATGATCAAGCAGCGGAGAAATGTCTTCAAGAGCTGCTTTAAG GACAAAGTAGATGAAGAGACAGCCACAATTAGCACTTCTGTAAGCCCTGGGACACAGCTTGTACGCAAACTGGTGTCAGTGCTAGAGAGTGCTGAAAAActaccattgtatatatatgacattcctGGAGCTGGTTCGGGCCTGCAGGTGTTGAGTAGACGTCTTAGATTTAGACTCGAAAGAGCACCTGGAGAGAGCTCTCTGATTGACAGGAATGGAAGAACCTTGAAG ATGGAACCACTGGCCACAGTTGAGCAACTTGAGCGATACCTTCTAAAAATGGTTGCAAAGCAGTGGTATGATTTTGATAGAGCCTCCTTTGCTTTTGTCCGCAAACTGAAGGAGGGCCAGAAACTCACATTTAAATGCAACAGAGATTTCGATGAGAATGGCATTATTTATTGGATTGGAACAAATGCAAA GACTGCATATGAATGGGTGAATCCAGCGTCTGTTGGCCTAGTGGTAGTGACCTCTAGTGAGGGGCGCAATCTTCCCTATGGACGTCTAGAAGATATACTTAGCCGTGACCCATCAGCCTTGAACTGCCACACCAATGATGATAAGCGAGCCTGGTTTGCTATTGATCTTGGTGTATGGTTTGTGCCGTCAGCTTATACTCTCCGACATGCAAGAGGTTACGGCAGATCAGCCCTTCGTAACTGGATGTTCCAG GTTTCTAAAGATGGCATGACTTGGACAACCTTGTACACTCATGTGGATGATTGCTCACTCAATGAGCCAGGTAGCACTCACACATGGTTCATTCAGCCACAACAAGATGAAAAG ACTGGATGGAGACACGTACGTATTCAGCAAACAGGTAAAAATGCATCTGGTCAGAcccattacctctctctctctgggcttgAGCTCTATGGCACAGTCACAGGTGTTTGTGAGGACCTGGGCAGAGCAGCCAAGGAAGCAGAGGCAAATTTGCGAAGGCAGAGGAGACTGGTGAAGTCACAG ATGGTGAAGCACATGGTAGTTGGAGCACGTGTGGTACGTGGACTAGACTGGAAGTGGCGTGACCAGGATGGCAACCCCCCAAGCGAAGGAACCATTACAGGCGAACTTCATAATG GCTGGATTGACGTCACCTGGGATCACGGAGCCTCCAACAGCTACCGCATGGGTGCAGAGGGCAAGTATGATCTCAAGCTGGCCCCTGGCTATGATCCTGAGTCTCCTCAGGTGTCCATTGTGTCCACAGGCATCAGCAGTTCATCCAGCAACACCTCCACCACATCTGCACCTGCTTCGTCAATACCCACAATCACCACAGCCATAAAGACCACCAAG GTGGTAAGCACAGAAGTCAGCCAAGGTACAAGTGTACTCACAAGTCGCAAGTGTAGCTCGACACCTTCACTACCTCAggcaaccacagacacacacaaacactctgtGGCGGCATCCGAGCAGGCAGCATCTGATGACAATCTCACTGCAAAG GCTGCTGAGACAGTTGCAGAAAATGTGCTGAGTGTGGCCAGTGCTGAGGCTCTCCTGAGCGTGGAAGGCAGTGGGCGGGACAAAGGCTCAGAATTAGCCACCCTAGTACAGTCACTCAGCCTGCATGACCGTGACCTCACCTCTGATTTCTCCGATGCCATGTCCTCTTTGGAGTCTGTGCTCAATACCTCTGATATCAAATCTGGTACGGGTGATATGAGTGAGGCCATGACTGTTATGGATGTGGGGCTGCACCCAACTGCAGACAGCAGCAAATCAGGCCACTTAGCCCAAGCAGGAGAATGCCCGGCTGTGACTGTCAATGAAGAAAAGCTCGGTGAGCTGGGCAACCTAGGGATCAGTGGCAGtgtgagcagcagcagcagcagcattggtGGTGTCAGCAGTAGCAGCAGGAAGCGATGTGGGGGTGTTGTGACGGGTGAGGGTAAGAGGGACTGCACTGGGCGCTCCGCCATGTCCTCACAGCCTATGAGTGTTAGTGTGCCCAACCTGACCAGTGCTGATTCTGAACCATTGACACACAGTCTGCTGGAGACCTTTGCCCAGGTGGCCAGGCGGCGGGGGGGATCAGCTACCATGCCACCCGGCTCTGGGATCTGTGGCAGTGGGGGGGTGGCACCCCATGCTCCCAATGTGCCTGCTAGTGTCACTAATATGCGCACAGGTTTAGGTCAGCTGATAGGTGGGCCACCCCCGACCCTGGCTCATCCAGTGTTCTCGCCCTCCACCCACTCCATGTCCAGTCTGGTCCGTCTGGCCCTCTCCTCACACTTCCACCTCCCAG GATCTGGGCTCCTGAGCACAGCGCAGAGCTACCCGACATTGACCTCCAGCACCACCTCAACTACCTCCACCACTACCACGGGCGCTGCGGCTTCCTCCACCACCAACCAGCCCTCTACCAACCTAGCCACCTTCCCCCACGGCCTGACCATGAGCCTCACCTCAACGTCCAGTGACTCGGAACAAGTTAGCCTAGAG GATTTCCTTGAAAGCTGTCGGGCAAGTACACTGCTTGCAGAGTTGACAGATGATGAACTGCCGGatcctgatgatgatgaaaatgatgatgatgacaatgatgacgatgatgatgattatgaggaagaagaggagtgctATGAAGTCAGT ATTTCCTCGTTCCGTCAGGTCCGTAACGGCAAGAGAAGAGGGTGGGATGATGAGTTTGTCATAAAGAGACAATTCCCAGCTCTCATTCCAGCCTTTGACCCTCGTCCAGGACGTACTAATGTAAACCAAACGCAGG ATCTGGAGATTCCAGCCCCAGGCACGGAGGACCACTTATGCGATGCGCCAACAGAGGTGGTAAGCGGACCTCGGCTCAGTCTCACTCTGAGGGGACCCAATCTCCCTGGGATACCAGAAGTTGATGTGCCCATTACTAAGAGTTCTTCAACCATCTTTAGTGTTGTTCAGACTTTAGTGAACACTGCCAATTTCCCTTCACGTCAGGAGAGATTGAGACGGATTTGGGAGCCAACGTACAC TCTTGTCTATGGTGAGGCTCGTGAAGATGAGGGCACAGAAGGGGAAACCTCTGGCCACCAATCCTTCCAACGTCGCAGTTCCCGAACCAACATCCTCACTGAAGCCGCGGGCTCAACACACCCCGGCAGCACAAGCACTACTGCCACTGGGGATCCTTCAGTGGAGGATGTGCTACAGCTGCTACGTCAGTTATTTATTTTAGGACAGGATAGTGCTGCAGCAG aAAAAACAGATTCACCAATGGATACATTAGGAGTAAGGTGCGAAGAGTTTGAATCCAAGAAAGTTGGAAATAAGCTAGTCCAGCAG gtgGGAGAGGCTGTTGTCCTGGCCTGCGGTGCACTTCCGTCATGGTGCGAAGACTTGACCTATGCGACTCCCATGCTGTTTCCCTTTGACACTAGACACCTTTACTTCAACTGCACTGCATTTGGTCCAGAGAG ATCCTTGGTGTGGCTCCAAAGTCAACGCGACGTTAGTGTCGAACGTCGTGGAGGCTTGAGACGAGATGACCCACATGAATACAGGGTGGGACGGCTCAAGCACGAGAGGGTCACTGTTCCTCGTGGCCCCAATCTGTTGCAGTGGGCTCAGCAG GTCATGCACATTCATGCAGCACGCAAATCTATCCTTGAGGTTGAATTCCGTGAAGAGGAAGGCACTGGCTTGGGCCCCACTCTGGAATTCTATGCACTGGTGGCAGGAGAGCTACAGCGTGCTGACCTTGGAATGTGGCTGTGTGATGACCAGACTGCAGACCCCATCACCCCCCCAGCTCTTGATGGGGGTAATGGGAATGGGGATTCTCAGGCCAGACCTCCAGGATATTACATCCGTCGCCAGGGAGGCCTCTTCCCTGCTCCCCTTCCTCAGGATAGCTCTGTTTGTGACAAAGCTGTTGAATTATTCACCTTCTTGGGAATATTCCTTGCCAAGACTTTGCAGGATAACAGACTTGTGGACTTGCCATTGTCTCGTCCTTTCCTCAAACTCATGTGCCATGGTGAGTTTGCCAATGTGAAGGACAGAGGCATTGCTGGAAGCGCTATCAAGCCTCGTGGAGGATTGTCGTCTCTGCCTGCAGAGGAGGATCTCATGACCTCCTCTATCATTAgtgaggagagcgagaaggagttGGAATTAGACCCTCCCAAGTACCGCATCACAGATACTCAGCCCTG GTTTACAGGGCTGCTTACCTTAGAGGACTTGTGTGAAGTGGATGAAGAACGGGGAGGATTCTTGCAGCAACTCAAATCTCTCGTGGCCATCAAGCAGCAGATTGTTAATGATACATCCATCACAGAGGAGGATCGGCGCCTCCAGCTCCACAACCTGGCCCTTCCATTGCCAAGCAGCAGCCAGGGTGCAGGACCTCCAGCAGTCAGACTAGAGGACCTGTGTCTTACCATGCAGTATGCTGCTCCTTCACGCCACTTGGGTTACACTTCCATTGAGCTCAGGTCAGGAGGATCTGACCAGGAGGTAACCCTAGACAATGTGGAGGATTATCTTGATCTTACCTTGAACTGGGCTCTGGAGAGTGGCATTAGAAGGCAGTTGGAAGCTTTCCGGGCAGGATTCTGCCAGGTGTTCCCTCTAAAGAAACTTGGTGCATTTAGTCCAGATGAATTAAGGCTGATGTTGTGTGGTGACCAGGCACCCATGTGGACACGTGAGGATATCCTGGCTTACACTGAACCCAAGCTAGGATACACAAGAGACTCGCCAGGATTCTTGAGACTGGTGAATATTCTTGTAGGACTTACAGCAGAGGAACGTAAAGCCTTCTTGCAGTTTACAACAGGATGCTCCTCATTGCCTCCTGGTGGCCTGGCCAATCTACATCCTCGCTTGACTGTGGTTCGCAAG GTTGATGCTGGTGACGGCTCCTACCCGTCCGTTAATACATGTGTCCATTACCTGAAGTTACCAGATTACTCTTCGGAAAATATAATGAAGGAAAGGCTCCTTGCAGCCACTCGTGAGAAGGGCTTCCATCTcaactaa